ATTGGATAACCCAAACGTGtagatcataaaaaatatataggagaTGTATAGTTTTGACTATACTTTTGGTTATCGagtaaagtatatttttcattgtttttcaaaatataaataactttattttaaattaattttccagtgttttcaattgatttgtataattttgtataatttaaataaaataaaatataaataaattcgtttttttttaggtggtgtatattataaaaaggacAACCCTAATAGCCTTAAAGGACCACTAAAAGCGGCCAGACtatgtattttaagtttactTGTGCCTGGTATTTTGGTCATTGCGCCATTGTACATTCGTTATCATGTCTATTCTGATCATAAATATCCTTTAGCTATTACTGATATGAGAATATTAGACcaaaaaatgtcaacattttgGTGCCAAGTaagtattgaaatttaatttgtgaagaatacttttttaaaattattataattattttcagcgCCATATAGTGAATACTAATGCCacttttaatgcatatttgatGCCAGAAAAACCATCTATGTTACCAAAAATGGAATTTGTTGAAATGGAGAGGCATATTACGTTAGAAGACGATATTAAAGAATATTGGGGATTTTATCTACTTAAAGATTCAATTGTAAAAGTGTCAACATGCTCAaggttaaatatatttcacgatatttttttattaataaaatattataataataacagataaaacattttatttttcataatttaaaatttaaaaaaaattacttgacTAAAATTTTTAGTCTAAAAACatctaaaaattaagttataaacatataattattatatttttataggtggCCTGGAGCtagtataatagttattaaaggacacaaacatttaaaagaatGCGCTTATATAGGAGATAATTCTAGCGAAGAGGTTGACGAAGTTGAATCTTCTGAAGAAGGCAATGATACACATATTCCAAATTTTATGAGAAAACTTACTCTTGGTATGACTGTGCCCGATATGGCACCTGACGTAGTCTACCTTACAAATCATCCAAATGATAGTAATATAAACCGCACATATTTTAAGAGATCCAGTAAAACTGCCAATCATCATTTAGATTATGCTGAAGATTTATATCAAAAagaaatgaaagaaaaaattgaaaacgagGATTATGTAGCCCAAACAGTAAAATCTAAGCCTGTATTCACAAACGTTAACgaaatcaataatatacctCAATCAAAAGAATTGATCGAAGAATCATTAAGAAAATTGGGAAATCAGGGAAAAGACGGAGCGACACTTTTACGCAAATTAAAAGAAGTTCTTCAAAATGATCTAAACGAGCCAATGAATGACACAAATAGACTTtatcaaataattgaaaatgcaATGGCTGACGATGATACATCATGGCGTGGTCCTAGACTGAGGCATTATCGTAGTAGATTTAAACGATCCACTGTAAATGAAAAAGATCAAGATAACTTGAGCAAAGAGTTATTTAAACATGACCAACAAAACGATGCAGCCAATGAAGAGGTACAGTATATGCTATCAATTAcgtaatatttaactatatacctaaataaatataaattataatttttaacaatagtcTAAAACTATTTGCATCCTAATATCCTATAGaatcttagaaaaaaatatatacagttagGTTAGGGTTAGTTAGGCTATGTTCCAAGTTTCCAATATGTAACACATTAGTATAAGCATTAATACTGAtgaaatttaaccatttttacaaGAAATTAAATCTTGCAATCaacctataaatttaaatatgtgcCTTCAttccaaaaatacaaatacctgTAATTCTAGTGTGTAAATGTCGATATTTTTCAAGCGAACCACGAGGAGTTATTAAGTTAGAGAAACATTGAGATGtgtttttttcggaaaatatcttttgtgtataaaaaaaaaactaaaatacatcCGTATAGAAATGTTGAgctttttataagtaaattaagtcaattttaaaatttaaaacaatttaattttagaaaacaaagTGAAATAGCAatcacttttaaattattaaatatttatgaaaaataactccactcgtttttcttatacctgaaataaaattattattattattattttaaatatcaacacTTAAGATACCAGTGGTTAGCCAATACAGATTTTAAttctcatttaaaatttttttttacactgtaTAAGtactaaattcaataaaacatacaaattaaaaataaaagaatattttcaggataattttagtttattaatacaaCTTATGAAGATTCAGAACACTAACAAATGTTAACGTTACATTATTAAAGGGGTTATAATTATTTCAGGCTGATGCGC
This portion of the Acyrthosiphon pisum isolate AL4f chromosome A1, pea_aphid_22Mar2018_4r6ur, whole genome shotgun sequence genome encodes:
- the LOC100161167 gene encoding uncharacterized protein LOC100161167 isoform X2; translation: MILCKKRKGGVYYKKDNPNSLKGPLKAARLCILSLLVPGILVIAPLYIRYHVYSDHKYPLAITDMRILDQKMSTFWCQRHIVNTNATFNAYLMPEKPSMLPKMEFVEMERHITLEDDIKEYWGFYLLKDSIVKVSTCSRWPGASIIVIKGHKHLKECAYIGDNSSEEVDEVESSEEGNDTHIPNFMRKLTLGMTVPDMAPDVVYLTNHPNDSNINRTYFKRSSKTANHHLDYAEDLYQKEMKEKIENEDYVAQTVKSKPVFTNVNEINNIPQSKELIEESLRKLGNQGKDGATLLRKLKEVLQNDLNEPMNDTNRLYQIIENAMADDDTSWRGPRLRHYRSRFKRSTVNEKDQDNLSKELFKHDQQNDAANEEADALSSDGIAQVRGKVTENNTHTMNKDRSHSEFWSSFSSSEEMLLECEGLLLSLPLAPHHKCLPPNKDPDYEAASHPNTVTYKVPGDGYYFFVFNSENEIQDNFIRIHFAINKTVYDVSKPTSSCLNVTGECQLPLNFWSQQTTVLEMLNPGPNSDSGDEFIAISTCQPRSSVYAICLIAAPVLFVLFSFH
- the LOC100161167 gene encoding uncharacterized protein LOC100161167 isoform X1, producing MVGRWSDSQFTVCSEDSFISGVYYKKDNPNSLKGPLKAARLCILSLLVPGILVIAPLYIRYHVYSDHKYPLAITDMRILDQKMSTFWCQRHIVNTNATFNAYLMPEKPSMLPKMEFVEMERHITLEDDIKEYWGFYLLKDSIVKVSTCSRWPGASIIVIKGHKHLKECAYIGDNSSEEVDEVESSEEGNDTHIPNFMRKLTLGMTVPDMAPDVVYLTNHPNDSNINRTYFKRSSKTANHHLDYAEDLYQKEMKEKIENEDYVAQTVKSKPVFTNVNEINNIPQSKELIEESLRKLGNQGKDGATLLRKLKEVLQNDLNEPMNDTNRLYQIIENAMADDDTSWRGPRLRHYRSRFKRSTVNEKDQDNLSKELFKHDQQNDAANEEADALSSDGIAQVRGKVTENNTHTMNKDRSHSEFWSSFSSSEEMLLECEGLLLSLPLAPHHKCLPPNKDPDYEAASHPNTVTYKVPGDGYYFFVFNSENEIQDNFIRIHFAINKTVYDVSKPTSSCLNVTGECQLPLNFWSQQTTVLEMLNPGPNSDSGDEFIAISTCQPRSSVYAICLIAAPVLFVLFSFH